One Azospirillum sp. B510 genomic window carries:
- a CDS encoding electron transfer flavoprotein subunit beta/FixA family protein, translating into MHIVVCIKQVPDSAQIRIHPVTNTIMRQGVPAIINPFDLFSLEEALRLKDKVGARVTVLTMGPPMAETSLRKALSLGADDAVLLTDRKFAGSDTLATSYALTSAIQKLAEEEPVDIVFCGKQTVDGDTAQVGPGIATRLGFEQLTYITKIEDLDIASREIVVQRRSEGGVQVLKTKLPCMITMLEGTNTIRFGKMDDMFRAARYELKSWSRDFTGAEEGRVGLKGSPTVVSKVFVPKPRAEKARMIEAASDSPDAMAAAAIDAIFAAQPKLADDLLARAAAGL; encoded by the coding sequence ATGCACATCGTCGTCTGTATCAAACAGGTGCCCGACAGCGCCCAGATCCGCATCCATCCCGTCACCAACACCATCATGCGGCAGGGTGTGCCCGCCATCATCAACCCCTTCGACCTGTTCTCGCTGGAAGAGGCGCTGCGGCTGAAGGACAAGGTCGGCGCCCGCGTCACCGTGCTGACCATGGGACCGCCGATGGCGGAGACCTCGCTGCGCAAGGCGCTGTCGCTGGGGGCCGACGACGCGGTTCTGCTGACCGACCGCAAGTTCGCGGGCTCCGACACGCTGGCGACCTCCTACGCCCTGACCTCGGCCATCCAGAAGCTGGCGGAGGAGGAGCCGGTCGACATCGTCTTCTGCGGCAAGCAGACGGTCGACGGCGACACCGCCCAGGTCGGTCCCGGCATCGCCACCCGGCTCGGCTTCGAACAGCTCACCTACATCACCAAGATCGAGGATCTGGACATCGCGTCCAGGGAGATCGTGGTGCAGCGCCGCTCCGAAGGCGGCGTGCAGGTGCTGAAGACGAAGCTGCCCTGCATGATCACCATGCTGGAGGGCACCAACACCATCCGCTTCGGCAAGATGGACGACATGTTCCGCGCCGCCCGCTACGAGCTGAAGAGCTGGAGCCGCGACTTCACCGGCGCCGAGGAGGGCCGCGTCGGCCTGAAGGGTTCGCCGACCGTGGTGTCGAAGGTGTTCGTGCCGAAGCCGCGGGCGGAAAAGGCCAGGATGATCGAGGCCGCATCCGATAGCCCCGACGCGATGGCCGCCGCCGCCATCGACGCCATCTTCGCCGCCCAGCCCAAGCTGGCCGACGATTTGCTCGCCCGCGCCGCGGCCGGGCTCTGA